The following are encoded in a window of Chryseobacterium sp. genomic DNA:
- a CDS encoding dipeptidyl-peptidase 3 family protein, translating to MNRTKITLLALASMLVLSCTSQKNVTAETAPQEQSTPKGQNRIDRFADIEVLRYDVPGWNDLTLKEKEYVYYLSQAGYAGRDIIWDQNYKNNLTIRRALENIYQNYKGDKTTQDWQNFEIYLKRIWFANGIHHHYSNDKMKPAFSRAYLDQLLKETSTKLNTAVADVLFNEKDSKKVNLDLSKGLVEGSAVNFYGEGITADEAERFYANMKSPDPKRALSTGLNSKLVKENGKLREKVWKSGGMYGSAIDQITYWLEKAKGAAENQKQANALALLIKYYKSGDLKTWDDYNVAWVDATEGNIDYINGFIEVYSDPLGHKGTYESIVQIKDFDMSKKMEVLSKQAQWFEDNSPLMPQHKKKNVVGVSYKTVIVASESGDASPSTPIGVNLPNADWIRAEHGSKSVSLGNIIDAYDKAAGSRRLKEFVNDDEELQLAQKYGELSSKLHTALHEVVGHASGQLNPGVGTPKETLKSYASTLEEGRADLVGLYFLYNPKLQELGLTDDWKGVGKAAYDNYIRNGLMMQLVRLEPGADIEESHMRNRQWVSAWVFEKGKKDNVIEKITRNGKTYFNITDYDKLHDLFGELLRETQRIKSEGDYNAAQKLVENYGVKVDQAIHKEVLARNAQFNEAPYRGFVNPYITPIKNSAGKVTDYVLKYPQSFAEQMLRYSKEYSFLPDQN from the coding sequence ATGAACAGAACCAAAATTACGCTGCTCGCGCTGGCATCCATGCTTGTACTTTCGTGTACGTCACAGAAGAATGTCACCGCGGAAACAGCTCCTCAGGAACAGAGTACACCCAAGGGCCAAAACAGAATTGACCGATTTGCGGACATTGAAGTTCTGCGCTACGACGTGCCGGGATGGAATGACCTTACTTTAAAGGAAAAGGAATATGTGTACTATCTGAGCCAGGCGGGCTATGCAGGGCGGGATATTATCTGGGACCAGAACTATAAAAATAACCTGACAATCCGCCGGGCGCTGGAAAATATTTATCAGAATTACAAAGGTGATAAAACCACGCAGGACTGGCAGAATTTTGAGATTTACCTAAAACGTATCTGGTTTGCCAACGGTATCCACCACCACTACTCCAATGACAAGATGAAGCCGGCATTCTCCCGCGCCTATCTGGACCAGCTATTAAAAGAGACCAGTACAAAGCTGAACACCGCGGTGGCTGACGTACTCTTTAACGAAAAAGACAGCAAGAAAGTAAACCTTGATCTGAGTAAGGGACTTGTAGAAGGTTCAGCGGTTAATTTTTATGGTGAAGGCATCACCGCTGATGAAGCAGAACGTTTTTATGCCAACATGAAAAGCCCGGATCCGAAACGTGCGCTTTCAACAGGGCTTAATTCAAAACTCGTTAAAGAAAACGGTAAGCTGAGAGAGAAAGTCTGGAAAAGCGGCGGCATGTACGGTTCAGCCATCGATCAGATTACCTACTGGCTTGAAAAAGCAAAAGGCGCCGCCGAAAACCAAAAGCAGGCAAATGCGCTGGCCTTACTCATTAAATATTACAAAAGCGGCGACTTAAAAACCTGGGACGACTACAACGTAGCCTGGGTGGATGCCACTGAAGGCAATATCGATTATATTAACGGCTTCATTGAGGTGTACAGCGATCCGCTTGGCCATAAAGGCACGTATGAAAGTATTGTGCAGATCAAAGATTTTGATATGTCCAAAAAGATGGAAGTCCTTTCAAAACAGGCGCAGTGGTTTGAAGACAACTCGCCGCTCATGCCTCAACACAAAAAGAAAAATGTGGTGGGGGTAAGCTATAAAACCGTCATTGTGGCCTCGGAATCCGGTGACGCTTCACCCAGCACGCCAATTGGTGTGAACCTCCCGAATGCCGACTGGATCCGCGCTGAACACGGATCAAAATCCGTTTCACTGGGAAATATCATTGATGCGTATGATAAAGCAGCCGGTTCCAGACGTCTGAAGGAATTCGTGAATGATGATGAAGAACTGCAGCTGGCGCAGAAGTACGGCGAACTTTCCAGCAAACTCCACACCGCCCTGCACGAGGTGGTGGGCCACGCCTCTGGTCAGCTCAATCCGGGTGTAGGCACGCCTAAAGAGACACTGAAAAGCTACGCATCAACACTGGAAGAAGGCCGTGCTGACCTTGTAGGACTCTACTTCCTTTACAATCCAAAACTTCAGGAACTCGGACTGACCGACGACTGGAAAGGTGTAGGAAAAGCTGCTTACGACAATTATATCCGCAACGGACTTATGATGCAACTGGTACGTCTGGAACCGGGAGCTGATATTGAAGAATCGCATATGCGGAACCGCCAGTGGGTAAGCGCGTGGGTATTTGAGAAAGGAAAAAAGGACAATGTGATTGAAAAAATTACACGAAACGGCAAAACCTATTTTAATATAACCGACTACGATAAACTGCACGACCTGTTCGGCGAGTTGCTGCGTGAGACACAGCGCATTAAATCGGAAGGCGATTACAATGCCGCCCAGAAGCTTGTTGAAAATTACGGTGTGAAAGTGGATCAGGCTATTCATAAAGAAGTGCTGGCACGCAACGCACAGTTTAACGAAGCACCGTACCGCGGATTTGTGAATCCTTATATTACACCAATAAAAAACAGTGCCGGAAAGGTAACTGATTATGTTTTGAAGTACCCGCAATCCTTTGCGGAGCAGATGCTGCGCTACTCTAAGGAGTACAGTTTCCTGCCGGATCAGAATTAA
- a CDS encoding DNA-3-methyladenine glycosylase produces MAQRISKAHFQQYDAVHLAKSLLGKTLVRKFPDGRELRAIITETEAYAGSDDLASHASKGRTPRTEIMFGDGGYVYVYLIYGRYWLLNIVTGKAGQPEAVLIRGLNTVSGPGRIGNLLELDKSFYGEDLETSERLWIEDTVKAGCVSTGPRIGVDYAGEIWKNMPWRFALEPGIS; encoded by the coding sequence ATGGCACAACGCATTTCTAAGGCCCATTTTCAACAATACGACGCTGTTCATCTGGCGAAGTCGCTTTTAGGAAAAACGCTGGTCCGTAAATTCCCTGACGGACGGGAGCTGCGTGCGATCATTACGGAAACAGAAGCCTATGCCGGCAGCGATGATCTGGCGAGCCATGCCAGCAAGGGCCGGACTCCACGCACCGAAATTATGTTTGGCGACGGTGGGTATGTGTATGTTTACCTTATTTATGGACGCTATTGGCTGCTGAACATCGTTACCGGCAAAGCCGGGCAGCCTGAGGCCGTGCTGATCCGGGGGCTGAATACCGTAAGCGGACCGGGACGGATTGGCAACCTTCTGGAACTTGATAAAAGCTTTTACGGCGAAGATCTTGAAACATCGGAACGGCTGTGGATTGAAGATACTGTAAAGGCAGGATGTGTGAGCACGGGTCCCCGTATCGGGGTAGATTATGCCGGTGAGATCTGGAAGAATATGCCGTGGCGGTTTGCGCTGGAGCCGGGAATTAGCTGA